A portion of the Poecilia reticulata strain Guanapo linkage group LG23, Guppy_female_1.0+MT, whole genome shotgun sequence genome contains these proteins:
- the nrcama gene encoding neuronal cell adhesion molecule a isoform X1 gives MDKKQKWTPGLEAVLLILLSHMTAGLEVPLDPKVLEGLPQPPTITLQSPKDYIFDPRENIVIHCEAKGKPHPSFSWTRNGTNFDVEKDSKVLMKPGSGTLVIDISGEKADAYEGTYQCTASNEHGKALSNTIMIRQSRSPLWSKEKNEAILVQKGVSLVLPCRPPAGLPPPVIFWMDNNFQKLPLNKRVSQALNGDLYFSNVLPEDTRSDYICYARFPYTQTIQQKQPISVVVLNSNPEGERRPGFKLPSGSTSNKMVLRGETLQLECIAEGLPTPDISWQKDAGQLPSGRAFFSNFNKTLKISDVNEDDAGEYRCTATNKLGSAHHLIKVTIKAAPFWISAPRNLILAPNETGILTCRVNGNPKPKINWFVNGRPIQDVYEENGPKIEEDTVILSNVQSGSSAVFQCNASNEFGYLMANAFVNVLAEAPRVLTLPNQVYRVIMNHPALLDCASFGSPIPTIAWFKDGQTSIKDGDSYVIHENGTLEINVAQPLHSGKYTCTATNNLGFKENDVFLEVKEPTRILTQPTYKKVQRGMSALFECKVKHDQSLLPTMTWLKDNGELPDDQRFEVGDESLIIRDVTDDDAGTYTCITNTILDQDSASATLTVVEATPPPPVVLAKPDPPTDLELTDQMERSVQLTWIPRDENNSPIQNFLIEYMDLLHQPGVWVNLTEVSGTTTTAQLQLSPYVYYTFRVLARNDVGYSDPSEPSAQYRTNPSAPDENPTNVEGAGTQSDNLVISWKPLTGFQSNGPGLQYKVQWRQKDVEDDWTSKNVLNDSQLIVSGTPTYVAYEIKVQAFNNYGNAPEATVVTGYSGEDKPLSSPGSVQVTVPNSTLAEVQWEPVSNPSVRGELQGYRVYYRRVRGQQDQQEEADEQEQILTFSGNRSEGMLPGLQPYSVYDLFIKVFNNKGEGPPSPKKTFETPEGVPDLPSFLRVTDHGLDTLTLKWGPPLSNNGRLTGYTLKYHPGRVNTTSELGPVKEVTFPANVTTITLTSLNTSMLYKFYLKARTRKGPGPEITEEASTAMDTALIQPTIQPGKGPTEPPHPTSPITLSLHPPLHKVPSAGPVFGTVNASVSEEGPVISWEYFGHNKILFVEYVVENSDDEWKRESVNGTHSHTIKGLKPGTSYSVRVVARDGAGPAVHKTKEVSVTVPAVPNRQVDIATQGWFIGLMCAIALLILVLLIVCFIKRNKGGKYPVKEKEDAHQDPEIQPMKEDDGTFGEYRSMESDTEDHKPLKGSRTPSNGTVRRDESDDSLVDYGEGGDGQFNEDGSFIGQYSGKKEKDTHEGNESSEAPSPVNAMNSFV, from the exons ATggacaagaaacaaaaatggactcCAGGTCTTGAAGCCGTATTATTGATATTGCTGAGTCACATGACTGCAGGGCTTGAAGTTCCTCTTGATC CTAAAGTGCTGGAAGGAT TGCCTCAACCCCCCACCATAACTCTGCAATCCCCAAAGGATTATATCTTTGACCCACGGGAGAATATCGTCATTCACTGCGAGGCCAAAGGGAAGCCTCATCCCAG CTTTTCATGGACAAGGAACGGCACCAACTTTGATGTGGAGAAGGACTCCAAAGTCCTGATGAAGCCCGGTTCAGGAACGCTGGTCATTGATATCAGTGGAGAAAAGGCTGATGCCTACGAGGGAACATACCAGTGTACAGCTAGCAATGAGCACGGCAAAGCTCTGTCCAACACCATTATGATCAGGCAGTCCA GGTCCCCCTTGTGgtcaaaggagaaaaatgaagcGATTTTGGTGCAGAAGGGGGTTTCTCTCGTGCTTCCGTGTCGACCCCCGGCTGGCCTGCCTCCTCCTGTCATTTTTTGGATGGATAACA ACTTCCAGAAGCTGCCGCTGAATAAGCGCGTGTCCCAGGCCCTGAACGGAGACCTGTACTTTTCCAACGTTCTCCCAGAAGACACCCGGAGCGATTACATCTGCTACGCTCGCTTTCCATACACGCAGACCATCCAGCAGAAGCAGCCCATCTCTGTCGTAGTGCTCAACA GCAATCCAGAGGGGGAGCGTCGCCCCGGTTTCAAGTTGCCGAGCGGCAGCACGAGCAACAAGATGGTTCTGAGAGGAGAGACTCTCCAGCTGGAATGCATCGCTGAGGGATT ACCCACTCCTGACATTTCATGGCAGAAGGATGCAGGGCAGCTGCCGAGTGGCAGGGCGTTCTTTTCCAACTTCAACAAAACGCTGAAGATTTCCGACGTGAATGAAGACGATGCTGGCGAATACCGCTGCACGGCGACCAACAAGCTGGGCTCTGCACATCACCTGATTAAAGTCACCATTAAAG CTGCTCCTTTCTGGATCAGTGCTCCCAGGAACCTGATACTGGCTCCGAATGAGACCGGCATCCTAACCTGCCGTGTTAATGGAAATCCCAAGCCAAAAATTAATTGGTTTGTCAATGGACGTCCAatacagg ATGTTTATGAAGAAAATGGCCCAAAGATAGAGGAGGACACCGTGATTCTCAGCAACGTGCAGTCGGGAAGCAGTGCCGTCTTCCAGTGCAATGCATCCAATGAGTTTGGTTACTTGATGGCTAATGCGTTTGTCAATGTGCTGG CCGAAGCACCAAGAGTCCTGACTCTGCCAAACCAAGTGTACCGAGTCATCATGAACCACCCGGCGCTGCTCGACTGCGCCTCCTTCGGCTCACCAATACCAACCATCGCATG GTTTAAAGACGGTCAGACCAGCATAAAGGACGGCGACTCCTATGTGATCCATGAGAACGGCACGCTGGAAATCAACGTGGCCCAGCCTCTACACAGTGGGAAGTACACCTGCACCGCCACCAATAACCTAGGATTTAAAGAGAATGATGTGTTCCTGGAAGTTAAAG AACCCACTCGCATCCTCACCCAGCCGACGTACAAGAAGGTGCAGAGAGGAATGAGTGCTCTGTTTGAGTGTAAAGTCAAACACGACCAGTCCCTTTTGCCCACCATGACATGGCTGAAAGACAATGGCGAGCTACCAGACGATCAGAG GTTTGAGGTGGGCGATGAGAGTCTGATCATCAGAGATGTGACGGATGATGACGCAGGCACGTACACCTGCATCACAAACACCATTCTGGATCAGGACTCTGCGAGTGCTACACTGACTGTAGTTG AGGCAACTCCTCCTCCACCAGTTGTGTTAG CAAAGCCGGACCCTCCGACTGACCTGGAGCTCACCGACCAGATGGAGAGAAGTGTTCAGCTCACCTGGATCCCTAGAGATGAAAACAACAGTCCAATACAGA acTTTTTGATTGAATACATGGATCTACTCCACCAGCCAGGAGTTTGGGTCAACCTCACAGAAGTTTCTGGTACCACCACCACGGCCCAGCTACAGCTCTCTCCGTACGTCTACTACACGTTCAGAGTGCTGGCTCGGAATGACGTCGGCTACAGCGACCCCAGTGAGCCCTCAGCACAGTACAGGACCAACCCTTCAG CTCCGGATGAAAATCCAACAAATGTGGAAGGAGCAGGAACACAGTCTGACAACTTGGTCATCTCTTGGAAG CCCCTCACAGGATTTCAGTCAAACGGTCCGGGACTGCAGTACAAGGTGCAGTGGAGACAAAAGGACGTGGAAGACGACTGGACCTCGAAGAACGTTCTCAACGATTCCCAGCTCATTGTTTCTGGAACACCAACCTATGTGGCCTATGAAATTAAAGTTCAGGCCTTCAACAACTACGGCAACGCGCCTGAAGCCACAGTTGTGACAGGATACTCGGGAGAAGACA AGCCTTTGTCTTCTCCTGGTAGCGTCCAGGTCACTGTTCCCAACAGCACACTGGCAGAAGTTCAGTGGGAACCAGTATCAAACCCCTCTGTCCGAGGTGAACTGCAAGGATACagg GTGTACTACCGTCGGGTGCGAGGCCAGCAAGACCAACAGGAAGAAGCAGACGAGCAGGAGCAAATTTTAACTTTCAGCGGCAACCGCAGTGAGGGAATGCTGCCAGGGCTTCAGCCTTACAGCGTCTACGACCTCTTCATCAAGGTGTTCAATAACAAAGGAGAAGGACCTCCCAGCCCCAAAAAGACCTTTGAAACCCCCGAAGGAG TTCCAGatcttccttcttttctgaGAGTGACTGACCACGGTTTGGACACTCTTACGCTAAAGTGGGGCCCACCTTTGAGCAACAATGGACGCCTTACAGGATACACTCTCAAATACCACCCCGGTAGGG TTAACACCACAAGTGAACTGGGACCAGTCAAGGAAGTGACCTTTCCAGCCAACGTGACCACCATCACACTGACCAGCCTGAACACAAGCATGCTCTATAAGTTTTACTTGAAGGCTCGGACAAGAAAAGGCCCCGGCCCTGAAATCACAGAAGAGGCGTCGACAGCCATGGATACAG CTCTTATTCAGCCCACTATACAGCCAGGCAAAG GCCCCACAGAGCCCCCTCACCCAACCTCCCCCATCACTCTGTCTCTACATCCCCCGCTTCACAAGG TGCCTTCTGCTGGGCCTGTGTTCGGAACGGTTAACGCATCTGTGTCAGAGGAAGGCCCAGTGATCAGTTGGGAATACTTTGgacacaataaaattttatttgtggaatATGTTGTAGAAAACA GTGATGATGAGTGGAAAAGGGAGTCAGTAAACGGTACACATTCGCATACTATAAAAGGCCTAAAGCCGGGGACGTCCTATTCTGTGCGCGTGGTAGCTAGAGATGGCGCCGGCCCGGCGGTCCACAAGACCAAAGAAGTGTCGGTCACAGTGCCAG CTGTCCCCAACCGGCAGGTAGACATCGCCACGCAGGGCTGGTTCATCGGGCTGATGTGCGCCATCGCTCTCCTGATCTTGGTGCTTCTCATCGTATGCTTcatcaaaagaaacaaaggtgGCAAATATCCAG TTAAAGAGAAAGAAGATGCTCATCAAGACCCAGAGATCCAACCTATGAAGGAGGATGATGGAACATTCGGGGAGTACAG GTCAATGGAGAG TGACACCGAGGACCACAAGCCACTGAAGGGCAGCCGGACGCCATCCAACGGGACGGTGCGGCGCGACGAGAGCGACGACAGTTTAGTGGACTACGGGGAGGGCGGGGACGGACAGTTCAACGAGGACGGCTCCTTCATCGGCCAGTACAGCGGCAAGAAGGAGAAGGACACGCACGAGGGCAACGAGAGTTCGGAGGCGCCGTCGCCCGTCAACGCCATGAACTCGTTTGTCTAA